In the genome of Mustelus asterias unplaced genomic scaffold, sMusAst1.hap1.1 HAP1_SCAFFOLD_382, whole genome shotgun sequence, one region contains:
- the LOC144486526 gene encoding uncharacterized protein LOC144486526 has product MEKRWKCGDCGKGFNYPSKLETHRRSHTGERPFTCSQYGKGFSQFSLLLTHQRVHTGERPFTCSECGKGFSDLPTLRRHQRVHTGERPFTCPVCGNVFSNSSTLLTHQ; this is encoded by the coding sequence atggagaaacggtggaaatgtggggactgtgggaagggattcaattacccatcaaagctggaaactcatcgacgcagtcacactggggagagaccattcacctgctctcagtatgGGAAGGGATTTAGTCAATTCTCCCTTCTGcttacacaccagcgagttcacactggggagaggccgttcacctgttcggagtgtgggaagggattcagcgatTTACCCacactgcggagacaccagcgagttcacactggggagagaccattcacctgccctgtttgTGGAAATGTTTTCAGCAATTCATCCACACTACtgacacaccagtga